The genomic window GCGGCCCTGTGCCAGCTCCCGGTCATGGAAGCACTGGAGCTGCTCGGGGCTGGAGAAGTGCAGCTCGAAGGTGGGATTGCCCGTGTGCACCAGGTCCGCCACCACCTCCCCCGGGTAGAGGAAGCGCACCCCGAAGCCGTCCTGCTCCTCCTCCCGGAGCTCCGGGGGGACCAGCCGGTGGCGCTGCACCACGGCCTCGAACATCACGAAATTCTTCGGATCCAGGTGCACCTGGACGTGGATGCGCGTATCGAGCGGTACCAGGTGGTTCGTGACGATGAAGGCGCCGCCCTTGGAGATGTCCCCGGTGAAACCGGACTCCGAGAGGTCCTCCGTACCGAAACGAACCGTGTACTGCTGCTTGAACCTCCGGTATCTCCGCTTCTCCACCATCGGGCGTCTCCTGAGAGCCTCGCCTGGATTTGCCGCACCCGGCCCGCAGTGTGCCACGAGTCGTGCCGTTCCGGCTGTATCAGCTTGCTCGGTGCTAAGAACGAAAATCAGGGGGCTTCCTGGAATCCCCCCTCGCGTTTCCGGGTTTCCCCTATCTGCCGCCCAGGCGGCCCTGCCTAGAGATTTCCTTGGATTCCAAAAACGAAAGCCGCATCGCCCTCTTCCTCGACTTCGAGAACCTCGTCACCAACACCGGCATCAGCTCCGCGGGGTTCGACCTGCAGCCCTCCATGGACCGGCTGCTGGAGAAGGGCAAGGTGGTCTTCCGCCGGGCCTACTGTGACTGGTCCCGCTTCGCGGACGCCAAGGGGCGGCTGCACGAGTACGGCGTGGAGCTGGTGGACGTGCCCCCCTCCACGCGGGCGGGCAAGAACGGGGCGGACATGCGCCTCGTCATCGACGCGCTGGAGCTGTGCTACGCGCGCGAACATATCGACACCTTCGTCATCGCCTCGGGCGACAGCGACTTCTGTCCGCTGGCGTACAAGCTGCGCGAGAACGGCCGCACCGTCATCGGCCTGGCGGTGAAGGAGTCCACCTCGCCCCTGTTCGTGAAGGCCTGTGACGAGTTCCTCTACCTGCGCCCGAAGCAGTCCACGCCGCGCGGGGAGAAGGACAAGCGCGGCGGCGAGGAGTCCCCCCGGGGCTCGCGCGCCGGCCGCCATGCGGAGGGCAAGGGGAGCAAGGCCGCCGAGAAGGAGGCCGCGGCCAAGGCCACCCCCAAGGTGCCGGACATCGCGCGCAAGGTGGTCCAGCGCCTGCTGGGCAGCGCCGCGGGCCCCATCAACCCCTCCCTCATCAAGGAGACCATCGTCCGCAAGGAGCCCGACTTCGACGAGCGCGACCATGGCTTCCCCACCTTCGCCCGCCTGCTGGAGGCCATGGAGCAGGAGGGCATCCTCAAGCGGCAGCAGCAGGGGCGGCAGTGGTACGTGGTGTCTCCGGAGACGCCCGAGGCCCGGCCCAGCTCCTCGCGCCGCTCGCGGGAGGCCCGGGAGACCAAGCAGGAAGAGGAGGTCGAGGACGAGGAGCTGGAGTCCTATCCGGACCCTGAGGACAGCGAGGGCTGAGCCCCGGGGGGCCTCCGGTCAGCGCGTGACGGAGGCCAGGATCTCGAAGGAGCGCAGGCGCGCCGCGTGCTCGTAGATCTGCGCGGTGGTGATGAGCTCGTCGGCCCCCGTGCGCTCGATGAAGGCCTCGACACCGCGCCTCACCGTGTCGGGGGACCCCACGACCGAGCAGGCCAGCGCGCTCTCGACGCCCATCTGCTCCAGGGGGGACCAGAGCGACTCGATGCTGTCGATGGGCGGCTGGAGGGGCCCTGGACGGCCCCGGCGCAGGTGGATGAACTGCTGCTGGACGGAGGTCATCAGCCGCTTGGCCTCGGCGTCCGTCTCGGCGGCGAAGACGTTGAGGCCCAGCATGGCGTAGGGCTTGCTGAGCTGCTCGGAGGGCTGGAAGCCGCTGCGGTACACGCGCAGCGCGTCCATCATCAGGTCCGGCGCGAAGTGGGAGGCGAACGCGAAGGGCAGCCCCAGCCGCGCGGCCAGCTCCGCGCTGAACAGGCTGGAGCCCAGCAGCCAGAGGGGCACGTTCAGCCCGGCGCCCGGCACGGCGCGGACCGCCTGGTTCGGCACGGCCTCGCGGAAGTAGAACTGCAGCTCCAGCACGTCCTGAGGGAAGGAGTCCGCGGTGCCCATCATGTCCCGGCGCAGCGCCCGGCTGGTGCGTTGATCCGTTCCGGGGGCCCGCCCCAGGCCGAGATCGATGCGGCCCGGGTAGAGCGAGGCCAGGGTGCCGAACTGCTCGGCCACCATGAGCGGCGCATGGTTGGGAAGCATGATGCCGCCGGAGCCCACCCGGATGCGCTGGGTGCCCCCGGCCACGTGGCCAATCACCACCGCCGTCGCGGCGCTGGCGATGCCGGGCATGTTGTGGTGCTCGGCCAGCCAGAAGCGGTGGTAGCCCCAGCGCTCGGCGTGCTGCGCCAGATCCAGCGTGTTGCGGAAGGCATCCGCGGCGGTCGCCCCCTGGATGATGGGGGCGAGATCCAGCACAGACAGAGGAATCATGGGCGACAGGCTCCTGGGGCCCACGGGAAGACCCGTGCGCACATTCCTGTAACGGGCAGTACAGGTTTGTGGTAACACGCGGGTCCCGCGCGGGCAAGCAAGCCTCACGCGCCCCAGGGGGCCGAGGCCTTCCCTGGCCGGCCGGACTACTTCTGGGCCGCCTGGGCCTTCTCCTGCTTCTCCTCCCCATCCTCGTCCTCGTCCTCGAAGGACAGCTGGCAGCCCGACTCCTCGTCGAGCGCGCCCTGGATGAAGCTCTGGATGAGATCCTTGCCGTTGAAGGCCAGGTTGAAGTTCACCTTGTCCCCGCCGAGCGTGGCGCCCTCGTCCATCTGAAGGGTGCCTCCCAGCGCGACGAGATCCCCCTGCACGTGGGCCTTCTTCCGCAGGCGGATGCCTCCGCCGATGGAGACCACCTTCCCCGTCACCACCGCACCGGCCTCGATGATGACCTTGCCCTGGATGGCCACCACGTCCTCCACCTCCGCGCCCTTGCGGACGATGACGTTGCCCTCGACGGCCACCGCGTCCTTGGCCTTCTCCCCGGCCTCCAGGACGAGGTCCGTGCCCTGAACGGCGCGGGAGCCCTCCTTGGATTGCACGGCGCACACCACGCGAGGGTGGGGCTCCGTCTTCGCTTCGGTGTCCTCCGCGAAGGCGGGGAAGGCCATCAGCGCTGCGAGGGCCAGGGGGGCAAGGGTCAGGGGGCGCATGAAAGAGGCTCCGCGAAGAGAGGACCTTCTCCCTACGGGGGAGCCCCCGCGCCCATTGCACCGGGCCTCAGAGGGCGGGCAGCAGCAGCGAGAACGTGGTGCCCCGGCCCACCTGGCTCTCCACGCGCATGGACCCGCCCATCTTCTGGATGATGGCGTGGCTGATGGACAGCCCCAGCCCGGTGCCGATTCCCGCGGGCTTGGTGGTGAAGAACGGATCGAAGATGCGCGGCAGCACCTCCGGGGGAATGCCGTGGCCCGTGTCGGAGATGTCGATGCGCACCTGCTGGCCCTCCAGCCGCGAGCGGACGGACAGCACGTGCTCCGCCGGGGAGCCCGGCCGCATGGCGTGCACGGCGTTGATGATGAGGTTGAGGAACACCTGCCCGAGCCGCCCCTCGCTGCCGAGCACCATGGGCAGGTTGCGCGCGTAGTCCTGCTTCAGCCGCGCCGTGTGCTTCAGCTCGCCCTGGGCGATGTGCAGCACCGCATCCAGGCTCCGGTGGATGTCCACGGGGCTCAGGTCATCGCCCTGGCCCGTGTGGGACAGCAGCCGCATGCCGCGGACGATGTCCCCGATGCGCAGGCTGCCCTCGATGCAGTCGGCGATGACCGAGCGGGCCTCGGACATCCGCTCCAGCAGCTCCTGCGGGAGCCCCACCAGCGAGGGAAGGTGCTGCTCCAGCTCGTCCTCCCATTGGCGCAGCAGATCCAGGTTGGCGAGCATGTAGGAGATGGGGTTGTTGATTTCATGGGCGATGCCCGCCGTCAGCACCCCCATGGCCGCCAGCCGGTCGTTCTGGATGCTCTGCTGCTCCAGGCGCCGCTTCTCGGTGAGATCCTGCGCGACGACGAGCTGGCGCCGGGCCTCGCCGGCCTCCTGGAGCGAGCCGATGAGCTGCACGGAGAGGCGCTCGCCCTGGGCCGAGCGCAGCCCCTGGTCCTCCAGACGCAGGGTGCCCCGGATGAGCAGGTCCGCCAGGGAATGGCGCAGCGCGGGGCGCTCGGGCTCGGGGGCCAGCGCGTCGAAGGGCACCCCCAGGAGCTGGGCGGCGGTGCGCCCCAGGAGACGCTCCGCCACGGGGTTGAGCTCCAGCACGCACCCGCGCTCGTCGAGCACGAAGACGGCGTCCCGGGAGGCCTCCATGAGCCTCCGGACGCGCTCGGTGGCGGCCACCACCTGGGTCTCCAGCAGCGCGGCGTACTGCTTGACCTGCCACAGGGCCTGCTGGAGCGCGGCCTCCTCGCGCCGGCGGTCGGTGATGTCCGCGAAGATGCCCAGGATGCTGTGCACCGCGCCGTCCGGCGCCCTCAGGGGGACCTTGCTGGTGAGCAGCCAGCGCTCCTCGCCGTGGAGCCGCTGAAAGGGCTCCTCGATGCCCACGCGGACCCGGCCGCTCTCCATCACCGCGAGATCATCCCGCCGGTAGGCGGCGGCCAGCTCCGGGAGCACGCCCATCTCGAGATCCGTCCGGCCCAGGAGCTCCTGGGGCGAGGAGAGCCGGAAGCACTGCGCGAACGCGTCATTGCAGCCCCGGTACTTGCCGTCCCCATCCTTCCAGAACACCGCGAAGGGAATGTGCGCGAGCACCTGGGTCAGCAGCTCCCGATGGGAGAGCAGCTCGCGCTGGATGTGCTGGCGCTGCCGCATCTCGGTCTGGAGGTTCTCGTTGAGGGCGTACAGGCGCGCCTGCGTCTCCTCCATCTGGGCGGAGCGGGCCTCGGCCTCCAGGAGCTGCTCGCGCAGGCGAAGCTGCGTCTCCACCTGGCGCCGCAGGTGCTCCAGGAGCCGCAGCTGCAGGGGGCTGAGCTTGCGGGGCACATGGTCGATGAGGCACAGCGCGCCCACCGGGTCCCCGTCCCGGGTCATCAGCGGCAGGGACACGTAGAAGCCCAGGGGCGACTCGCCCCGGACGAGCGGGTGGTTCTGGGTGCGCGCGTCCGCGCGGGCATCCTCGATGAGGCAGGGCTCCCCGGCGCCCTGGGGCGGGGAGAAACCCACGAAGCGCACCGGGTCCACCAGCGCCTCGAGGCCAACGCTGGCCTTGAGCCAGGGGCGCTCCAGGTCCGCGACGCGGATGAAGGCGATGGGCACCTCGCAGGACTCGGCGGCGAACCGGACGATGTCCTCGTACTCCGGCTCAGGGGAGCGATCGAAGAGTCCGGATGGGGAGCTTGCGAGCATTCGCCTCTCACTCATGGACTCCGGCAGCCCCCCCCGTTGGAAGCGTGGCTGAAGCATGGTTTTCGACTATCGGAGAGGGGATGGATGGGGTGCAAGACGCTCTCCATTGACACGTTCATCACTGGCGGTTTCGAGCCCACCGTCCACGCGGAACATCCAAAACAGGACGTCCCGCTTCCCGTGAGCCAAAAAGAAGCCCGCTCGCCAGGAAGGCCGAGCGGGCAGGAAGCGTCACCGGGCCCGAGGGGCCGGCGAGGGGACTACATCGACGCGGCCTTGGTGGTGCACCGGGTGCCGTCCGGCCGGGAGCTGTCCCAGTAACAGCCCGCGTAGGTGGGGCAGTACTGCTGGGTCTTGTAGCTGTTGCACCAGCTCTCGGGCGGGGCCATCTGCTCGACCTGCTCGGAGGTGGCCGGAGCCTCGGCCTCGGTAGCGGGACCACAGCCGCTCAGCACACCCAGAAGACCAACGATCGCAACGAAGCGCATGTGTGACCTCTTCCTGGAAAAGAAGGGAAGGCGCATTGTGTCATTTTCCCAGGGAACAGGAAGGGTTTTTTGGTGATAGGGTCAAGAGGCGTGTTCCCGCTGCTCTTCCTCTTGTTGACCCAAGTTCCGGCTGTTCCAGGAGAGACCACCTTGGTCTCCTTCTGCAAGCAGGGGAGGGCCAGTGCGTGTGAGGCCCTGAAACAGGCCAACCCTCAGAAGGCAGCCGAGATTGCCCGGGACTTGGCATCACTCAAGCTTGCCGAAGACGCGAGGGAAGCTTCTGACGCTGTCGCAGAGGAGAGTGAACCCGCGCCAGAGCCTCCTGACTGCAAAGGCCAAAAGCACCACGTCATTTCACGGCCCATCGCGAAAAGGCTCAAAGGCCATGCCACCCTTGACGGGGTGTATAAACCACGTGATTCAAGGTTTATCGCCAAGGCCAAGGACGATGAATCCCACTGTGGTTATCAGGAATGGCATCGAAGGGTAGACAAGGAAGTCATTGACTGGCTGAATGAAAATCCCAAGGCCACTCCAGAACAGTTCGAAAAATTTCTGCGAGCGATTTACAACCGTCCAGAGCTGCTCAAAAGATTCCCCCATGGTTTCTGAAGAACAGGGGGGGCCCCGATTCTTCGTCCTCGATGAGGACACCCTTGGGCCCCACGACACGCAAGCCTACGCCGCCGAGCCTGTCCAATACGGGGATGCGCCCAGGTGTCCTCACTGTCGCGAATTGCTGGCCATGAAGACGTGGCTGCCGCCGTTCCGCGTGGAACTGGAACTGCATGGCAAGGATTTCGGCGACTTCATTCACGGCCCCGGAAACAGCTTGCTGCTCTCTGAGCGCATGACAGAGGCCTATCTCAAACAAGAGTTTACCGGGCTCGTAGGCTTTGAGCCTGTCGACGTGGTCCGCATTCGCGGGAAGCGCAAGGGCTCCAAGCAGGAAGCACTCCCCCGGTATCACGTTGCGACCCCCTGCTTCAGCCATGCCGCCGTGGAGGTAGCACGCAGCCTGTTACGCTACAGTGAACCTGTCACATGTGGAGAGTGCCGCTCCGCGGGCTTGCAGTCCGTTCATGGCTTCGCACTGGATGCGGGAACCTGGCAGGGAGAGGATGTGTTCCGTGCCCGTGGCATGCCGGGCAAGAACCTTGTTTCTGGCCGGTTCGCCACGTTCGTGGCGCACGCCGAGTTCACGAACATCCAGCTCATTCCCATCGAAGAGTACGTCCGCGATCCTCTTCGTCTGGGCCCGCCCGCGAGTGGAGCTACCGGCGCTTCTTGAGCCAGCGGCTCACGCTCACCTTCCGGATCCGGCCTCCGAACAGGTACCAGGTGAACACCGCGCTGAAGAATGCCGCCGACATGGCCACGCCGATGATGCCCAGCACCGGCGTGTTTCCATACATCCATGGCTTCTGTGCGAACGCGATGAACGTTCCCACGATGAAGCCACACGCGCACAGGCCCACGAACGCGATGATGGCCGCGCTGCGCAGGTTCTCGTTCAGCCGGTCGAACTGCTCGGCCCTCACCGTCACGCTGAACTTGCCTGACTCCAGATCCAGCAGGATCTGGGACAGCTGCGTGGGCAGGTCCGTCGCCAGCGACTGGAAGCGCAAGAGCGTGCGCATCAGCCCACCCTGGAGCTGGCTGGGGTCATACCGGCCCGCCAGCAGCTCCTTCGCGTAGGGCAGGGCGACCTCCAGGATGTTCATCTCCGGGTAGAGGCTCCGGAGCATGCCCTCCATCGAGATGGAGGCCCGGCTCAACAGGGCGTACTCCTTGGGAATCCGGATCCGGTACTTCACCGCCAGGTCCAGCAGATCCCGGAGCAGCGTCTGCGCGTCCACCTCGCCCAGCGTCGTGGGCAGGTGCTGTCCCAGGATGGCCTCGATGTCGTTGCGGAACCCCGCCAGGTTCGCCCGCGCGTCCGCCACGCCCACCCGGTAGAGCAGCCGCGCCACCGAGTCGCTGTCCTTCAGCGCCACCGCCAGGCACAGCATCACCAGCGTCTCCTGCATCGGCTTGGTGAGCCGTCCCACCACCCCGAAGTCCAGCAGCGCCAGCCGGTTGCCCTCCAGCACGAGGAGGTTTCCCGGGTGGGGGTCTCCGTGAAACAGGCCGTCCTCGAAGAGCTGGCGGAAGCTCCCATCCAGCAGGTGCCGCGCCAGCGTCTCCCGGTCCTCCTTGGCCAGCTGCGCCTGGCTGATCTTCACCCCGGAGATGAACTCCAGCGTCAGCACCCGGCGGCTGGACAGCTCCTCGTAGACCCGGGGAATCTTCAGGTACGGCCGCTCGGTGTGGTTGGCCAGGAAGGCCCGGATGTTCGAGGCCTCGTTGATGAAGTCCAGCTCCTCGTGGATGGCCCGGTCGAACTCGTCGACGATGCCCGTGGGCGTGTACACGCCCGTCTCCTCCACCACCGCCTCCAGCAGCCGCGCCAGCGAGCGCAGCACCGTCAAATCCGAGTCGATCCGCTCGGCGATTCCCGGCCGCTGCACCTTCACCGCCACCTCTTCGCCCGACAGCGTCACCGCCCGGTGCACCTGGGCGATCGACGCGGCCGCCAGGGGCACCGGTTCAATCTTCGCGAACAGCTCGTCCACCTCACGGCCCAGCGACTCGCGGATCTGCGCGTGCACCTGCTCCAGTGGGATGGGGTCCACCTGGTCCTGGAGCATCGCCAGCTCCTCGATGACCTCGGCCGGCAGCAGGTCTCCGCGCGTGGAGAGGATCTGCCCCAGCTTGACGAAGGTGGGTCCCAGATCGTTCAGCAGCATCCGGAAGCGGCGCGCCGTGGAGGCCCGCTGGGCTTCCGGGGAGACTTCCACCTTCTCCTTGCGCCCCAGCATACGCCAGAGGCCCGCACGTTCGGTGAGCTCGCCAAAGCCGTGCCGGGCGGCGATGACCGCGATCTGACGCACTCGGTTAAGATCCTGGAGAATCACGCGGCGCGGACCTTCCCACGGCCGGGCCACGCCCGCAATCCAGCGAATTCAGGGGAGCGCAAACCGCTGAGGTGGACCGTCCTGTACGGTCTACCGTCTTACACGCGCCCTGTCCGGCCTATGCTCCCACAGGCATGAAATCCGCGAATGTCCCCCTCGTTCCCTGGTTCTTGCTACTCCTCGGAAGCTTCACCGAGGGATGCTCAACGACGGCGCCCTCCACCGCACGCCGTACGTCGGCTTCGAGTTCACCAACCTACGTGGCCCAAACCACTGCCTGTTGGAACACGATGAGCTGCTGCATCCAGAAAAACCCCCTCACGCCGACTGCAAGCTGTGGGGCTTCTGCGCAGGACATCGCCGAAGCGCTCACCGGCGCCAAGGCACTCCATCAGGCGGCGAAGATGGAAGAGACCGCCGCGACAGACGCAGACGGTGTGCAGGCGGATGACTTCGCCAACAACGCTCACCTTCCAGAATGGAAGCAGGAGTGCATCCGGAACTACGTGGCTTGCCAGAATGAAACCGACTGGCAAGGCCCTTGTTACGATTGCCTCAGGCGCTGCGAGGGTCAGCAAGACTGGCCCTTCGGAATGTGCTGGCCGCTTGGCAAGAAGGAGAAGTGAGGCCGATGGAGAAGAATCTGGAGGACGATTGGTATCCCATCCGGATGCTGGACAACCGGGTCCAGCAGGGGGAGCCGCTCGTCCTCACCCCCGAGGTACGCGGCCTCCTTCAACGGACCGCTCCCACGGTGGCGATCAACGAGGCGGAGACAGAGGCCGCCTTGGCAAGTCCGGAGAAGGCCACCGCGCTCCTTCAGGAAATGCGGCGCCGCATCACGGAGGGCTCTCGCCGGCTCTCCCGCGCCTTGAACCAGATGTACAGGCTGCGGGATGGACGGGACCTAGAGGGGGCACGTCAGCAACTTCGAGAGCTGCTCGCCGTTGAAGTCGTGCCGCACTACCGGAACATCGCGGAAGGGCAGTTGGAAAAACTCGGCGATTAGTGGGTTGCTGCGGCGGAGGCTCTCCGGGGGCCGAAGCGCAGGAGCAGGTAGCCCACCACCGCGGACAGCAGCGAGCCCAGGAGAATGCCCAGCTTGGCCTCCGTCAGCAGTTCTTCCTTCCCCACGAACGCCAGGTTCGCCACGAAGAGCGCCACCGTGAAGCCGATGCCGGCAATCACCGCCACGCCGTGGAGCTGCGACAGCGGCGCCCCTCCCGGCATGGGCGACAGCTTCGCCTTCACCGCCACCCAGGTGAACAGGAAGATGCCCAGCTGCTTGCCCACGAACAGCCCCAGGATGATGCCCAGCGGCAGCGGCCTGCCCAGGTCCGCCAGCGACATGCCCGCGAGCGAGATGCCCGAGTTGGCCAGCGCGAACAGCGGGACGATGGCGTAGCCGATGTAGCCGTGCCACAGGTGGACGAAGCGGTTGAGCGGCGGCTCGATGTCCTCCAGCTGCTCCTCGATGGCCAGGAGCTGGGCGCTGCGGACCGCCTCGTCCTCGGGCTCGTCCACGCACCGGGCCACGTAGGTGGCCAGCTGCCCGAGCACCTCCCGGCCCGGGCGGGTGGGGCGCGCCGGGATGAACAGGCCCAGCACCACGCCGGACAGCGTGGCGTGCACCCCGCCGTGGTGCATCGTGTACCAGAGCGCCGCCCCCAGCACCGCGTAGACGAGGCCATTGCGCACGTAGAAGCGGTTGCACACGCCCAGCAACAGGGCCACCCCGCCCGCGGCCAGCAGCCACTCGGCGTGAATGCCCGTGCCGTAGAAGAAGGCGATGACGAGGATGCCGCCGATGTCATCGAAGATGGCCAGCGCCGTGAGGAACACCACCAGCGGGTGGGGCACCCGGCCCTTGAGCAGCGTCAGGCACCCGATGGAGAACGCGATGTCCGTGGCCATGGGAATCGCCCAGCCCCCGGCCGCCGGTGTCCCCGCGTTGAAGGCCAAATAAAGGAGGGCCGGCACCACCATGCCCCCCAGCGCCGCCACCAGGGGCAGCAGCGCCCGGGCCGGGGTGCGCAGCTCCCCCGCGGACAGCTCGCGCTTGATCTCCATCCCCACCAGGAAGAAGAAGAGCGTCATCAACCCGTCGTTGACGAACTCCTGAAAGGTGAAGGCCCCCCGAAACCCGGCTATCTCCAGGGCCAGGGGCGCCTCGAACAGGGCCGTGTAGAGCGGGGCCCACGGGGAGTTGGCCCACACCAGGGCCACCACCGCGCACAGGGCCAGCAGAATTCCGCTGCTGGCCTCCAGCCGGAAGAAGGCCTGGAGCGGGGCCAGCGCGGCCTTGAAGAGGGCGGGCACAGGGGGTGGGGGACGAGGATCCATGGTGGGCGGCAGGTTGCCCTCCCGGGAGCCGGACGTGAATTGGTTTCGGCCCCAAGCAAGGCGGATTTCTCCAGGGACTGTTAAAGGAGAATCCAGGTGACGTGAGGGGTAGGGCGCCGGAACGTTGATCCGGCAGGGTGGGCGTGAGACAAGGGAGACAATGGGCGTGACGCAGGCGAAGACCGTCAAGGATGTGGAGTCAGAGGCCGTGGCCACGGCCAACCCAGCGGGTATGGACGGCGGCACCGAGCCGGCCGGGGCCCGGGAGCTTGCCTCCCTGACCCCCATGATGCGGCAGTACCTGGAGACCAAGGCGCTCAATCCGGACGCCTTGCTCTTCTTCCGCCTGGGGGACTTCTACGAGCTGTTCTTCGAGGATGCCGTGAAGGCCTCGGAGCTCTTGCAGATCACCCTCACCGCGCGCTCCAAGAGCGGGGACCGCATCCCCATGTGTGGGGTGCCCTACCACTCGGCGCGGCGCTACATCGGCCGGCTCATCGAGCAGGGGCTCAAGGTGGCCATCTGCGATCAGATGGAGGCCCCCGGCAACGGGCCCGGCATCGTCCGGCGCGAGGTGACGCGCATCATCACCCCCGGCATGGTGCTGGATGACGAGGTGCTGGAGCCGCGCGCCAGCAACTTCCTGGCCGCCGTGCACTGGGGCGAGCGGGGCTTCGGGGCCGCGCTGCTCGAGGCCTCCACCGGCGAGTTCTTCACCGTGGAGGCCCCCAGCGCGCAGGAGCTGGTCGAGGCCCTCGCGCGCGTGGAGCCCCGGGAGCTGCTGGTGCCCGAGGGGCTCACCGGCGCGCCCGAGGTGGGCTTCCTCACCGCGCGGCTGTCCCGCGTGCCCGCCGTGGCGGGGATGGACAAGGCCGCCTTCGAGCCTGCCCGGGCCACGGCCTACCTGCGCGCGCACTTCGCGGTGGCCTCGCTGGAGGCCTTTGGCCTGGCCGATGCGCCGCTGGCCACGGGCGCCGCGGGCGCGGCCCTGCGCTACCTCAAGGACACCCAGAAGACGTCCGCGGCGCACGTGGACCGGCTCAGCCGCATGGAGCGCGCCGGGCACATGCTCATGGACGAGTCCTCCCGGGCCAACCTGGAGGTGCTCAAGACGCTGCGCGATGGGGCCCGGAAGGGGAGCCTGCTGGGCGTGCTCGACCGGACCGCCACCTGCATGGGCGCCCGGAAGCTGGCCCGCTGGCTGGCCGCCCCCCTGTGCGCCCTGCCAGAGATTCACGCCCGGCTGGACGCCGTGGAGGAGCTGTCCCAGCGCAGCGTGTGGCGCGAGGAGCTGACCACGCTCCTCAAGGAGGTGGCCGACCTGGAGCGGCTGTGCGGCCGGCTCTCGCTGGGCGCGGGCAACGCGCGGGACTTGCGCGCCCTGGGGGTGTCGCTGGCGCTGCTGCCCAAGCTCTCCAGCGCGCTGTCCCGGTGCACGGCCCCGCTGCTCCAGTCGCTCGCCGGGCCCCTGGGGGCCCTGCCCGAGCTGGCGGAGCTGCTCCTGCGGGCCGTCGTGGACGAGCCGCCCCTGGTCATCAAGGAGGGCGGGCTCATCCGCCAGGGCTTCCACGCGGAGCTGGATGAGATCGTCGCCCTGTCCACCTCGGGCAAGGACAAGCTGCTGGAGATCGAAACCCGCGAGCGCAAGCGCACGGGCATCGCCTCGCTGAAGGTCCGCTACAACAAGGTCTTCGGCTACTACTTGGAGGTGACGCGCAGCAACCTGGAGCTCGTCCCCAAGGACTACATCCGCAAGCAGACCACCGTGGGCGCCGAGCGCTTCATCACCCCCGAGCTCAAGGAGTTCGAGGAGAAGGTGCTCACCGCGGAGGAGCGGCGGTGCGCGCTGGAGCTGCGCCTGTTCGAGGAGCTGCGGGCCCAGGTGGTGGCCGCGGCCCCCCGCATCCGCTCGGCGGCGGAGGCGGTGGCCACATGTGACGCGCTGCTGTCCTTCGCGCGGTGCTCGGCGGAGTATGGCTACACGCGGCCGGTGGTGGATGACTCGGAGCTGTTCTCGCTTACCGGCGGGCGCCACCCGGTGGTGGAGCGGGTGCTGGCCGCGGGCGATGCGTTCGTCCCCAATGACGTCCGGTTGGACCCCAGCGACGCGCAGCTGCTCGTCATCACCGGCCCCAACATGGCCGGCAAGAGCACGGTGATGCGGCAGGTGGCGCTCACGGTGCTGATGGCCCAGGCGGGCTGCTTCGTCCCGGCGCGGGCGGCGCACATCGGCCTGTGCGACCGGATCTTCACGCGCGTGGGCGCGGCCGACAACCTGGCGCGCGGCCAGTCCACCTTCATGGTGGAGATGACGGAGACGAGCCACATCCTCCACCACGCCACGCGCCGCAGCCTCGTCATCCTGGATGAGATTGGCCGGGGCACCTCCACGTTCGATGGGCTCTCCATCGCCTGGGCGGTGGCCGAGCACCTGCACGACAAGATCGGCGCCCGGACGCTGTTCGCCACGCACTACCACGAGCTGGTGGACCTGGCGCGCGAGAAGCCCCGGGTGAAGAACCTGTGCGTCGCCGTGAAGGAGCAGGGCGGCAAGGTGCTCTTTTTGCGCAAGCTGGTGCCCGGTGGGGCCAACCGTTCCTACGGCATCGAGGTGGCGCGGC from Stigmatella erecta includes these protein-coding regions:
- a CDS encoding PilZ domain-containing protein, coding for MVEKRRYRRFKQQYTVRFGTEDLSESGFTGDISKGGAFIVTNHLVPLDTRIHVQVHLDPKNFVMFEAVVQRHRLVPPELREEEQDGFGVRFLYPGEVVADLVHTGNPTFELHFSSPEQLQCFHDRELAQGRLFIATDKVMRIQEKVLLSLCLDFARATLEHEATVVHITLAHGEGTHPGVTVTFADTDELKARIRPVLSLPSQ
- a CDS encoding PAS domain-containing protein → MLASSPSGLFDRSPEPEYEDIVRFAAESCEVPIAFIRVADLERPWLKASVGLEALVDPVRFVGFSPPQGAGEPCLIEDARADARTQNHPLVRGESPLGFYVSLPLMTRDGDPVGALCLIDHVPRKLSPLQLRLLEHLRRQVETQLRLREQLLEAEARSAQMEETQARLYALNENLQTEMRQRQHIQRELLSHRELLTQVLAHIPFAVFWKDGDGKYRGCNDAFAQCFRLSSPQELLGRTDLEMGVLPELAAAYRRDDLAVMESGRVRVGIEEPFQRLHGEERWLLTSKVPLRAPDGAVHSILGIFADITDRRREEAALQQALWQVKQYAALLETQVVAATERVRRLMEASRDAVFVLDERGCVLELNPVAERLLGRTAAQLLGVPFDALAPEPERPALRHSLADLLIRGTLRLEDQGLRSAQGERLSVQLIGSLQEAGEARRQLVVAQDLTEKRRLEQQSIQNDRLAAMGVLTAGIAHEINNPISYMLANLDLLRQWEDELEQHLPSLVGLPQELLERMSEARSVIADCIEGSLRIGDIVRGMRLLSHTGQGDDLSPVDIHRSLDAVLHIAQGELKHTARLKQDYARNLPMVLGSEGRLGQVFLNLIINAVHAMRPGSPAEHVLSVRSRLEGQQVRIDISDTGHGIPPEVLPRIFDPFFTTKPAGIGTGLGLSISHAIIQKMGGSMRVESQVGRGTTFSLLLPAL
- a CDS encoding polymer-forming cytoskeletal protein, which codes for MRPLTLAPLALAALMAFPAFAEDTEAKTEPHPRVVCAVQSKEGSRAVQGTDLVLEAGEKAKDAVAVEGNVIVRKGAEVEDVVAIQGKVIIEAGAVVTGKVVSIGGGIRLRKKAHVQGDLVALGGTLQMDEGATLGGDKVNFNLAFNGKDLIQSFIQGALDEESGCQLSFEDEDEDGEEKQEKAQAAQK
- a CDS encoding LLM class flavin-dependent oxidoreductase: MIPLSVLDLAPIIQGATAADAFRNTLDLAQHAERWGYHRFWLAEHHNMPGIASAATAVVIGHVAGGTQRIRVGSGGIMLPNHAPLMVAEQFGTLASLYPGRIDLGLGRAPGTDQRTSRALRRDMMGTADSFPQDVLELQFYFREAVPNQAVRAVPGAGLNVPLWLLGSSLFSAELAARLGLPFAFASHFAPDLMMDALRVYRSGFQPSEQLSKPYAMLGLNVFAAETDAEAKRLMTSVQQQFIHLRRGRPGPLQPPIDSIESLWSPLEQMGVESALACSVVGSPDTVRRGVEAFIERTGADELITTAQIYEHAARLRSFEILASVTR
- a CDS encoding NYN domain-containing protein; protein product: MDSKNESRIALFLDFENLVTNTGISSAGFDLQPSMDRLLEKGKVVFRRAYCDWSRFADAKGRLHEYGVELVDVPPSTRAGKNGADMRLVIDALELCYAREHIDTFVIASGDSDFCPLAYKLRENGRTVIGLAVKESTSPLFVKACDEFLYLRPKQSTPRGEKDKRGGEESPRGSRAGRHAEGKGSKAAEKEAAAKATPKVPDIARKVVQRLLGSAAGPINPSLIKETIVRKEPDFDERDHGFPTFARLLEAMEQEGILKRQQQGRQWYVVSPETPEARPSSSRRSREARETKQEEEVEDEELESYPDPEDSEG
- a CDS encoding Wall-associated protein precursor, giving the protein MFPLLFLLLTQVPAVPGETTLVSFCKQGRASACEALKQANPQKAAEIARDLASLKLAEDAREASDAVAEESEPAPEPPDCKGQKHHVISRPIAKRLKGHATLDGVYKPRDSRFIAKAKDDESHCGYQEWHRRVDKEVIDWLNENPKATPEQFEKFLRAIYNRPELLKRFPHGF